The region TCCTTCCGGATCTCGACACCCGGGTAGACCTCGGCCATCAGGCTGGCGCTGGACCTGCTCATCACGGTGTCGGCGTTGGCGATGACGAAAACGTCGGCGCCGGGCTGGTCGTGGGCGAGTGCCCTCTCGACCGCCTGCGCGCCGTCGCGGGCGTCGATGTAGCCCCACAGGTTCCACCGGCGCAGCTGAGGGTCGGCGTCGAACGAGGGGAACGGGGCGTAGTCCTCGACGTCCATCACGTTGGAGAAGCGCAGCCCCACCATGACCAGCTCCGGGTCCCAGCGGCAGAAGTGCCGGGCCATCTCCTCTTCCAGTGCCTTGTTCAGGGAGTACGTCGACTCGGGGCGCGGCGCGTACTCCTCGTCGACCGGCGCGTACGGCGGCGGGGTGTCGAACGGCAGCCCGAGCACCGTCTCGCTGGACGCCCAGACGACCCGTTTGATCCCGGCCGCCCGGGCGGCGGCGAACACGTTGTACGTGGCGGCCGAGTTGTTGGCGAACGTGGTCGCGTTCGACATCAGCCCGGGGGCCGGGACCGCCGCCAGGTGCACGATCGCGTCGACCCCACCCGCGTGTTCGTCGGCGCCCCCGGTGAACGCCTCCACCACCTGCCCGTAGTCGGTCAGGTCGACCAGCAGGAACTCGCCGTCCACGTCGCGGGGGTCGCGGCCACCGGCGCGGTCCACCGCCAGCACGTCGACGCCGACCGCGCGTAGGTGGGTGACGACGGCGCGACCGAGCTTGCCGGTGGCGCCGGTGACGACGACACGCCTGGGCAGTGCGGGGGTGCTCATGACCACATCCTCTCCGGCGTCGAGCTGCGCCCTGAAGGCGGTACCGCCTCCTTCGCGACGATCCGTTCGAAACGCCCACGCGGCGTCCACGTCACCGAGCACGGGAGCGCCACAAACGGATCAGCTTCCTTCAGCGCGGTACCGCCTCTGGTTCCTCGTCGCCCGGTACGCCTCGACCGCCTTGCGGGAACTTCGCCAAATGCCGTCCGATCCTTGCACCGCGTCGAGACGCCCGCGCTGCGAAGCTTGTCGGAGCGCGGCAAGGCTGAACTCCGCTGTCACCAAGGCCGCGAGCGGCACGAGGCGCGCTGGACCGGCGACGTTCGGCACGATGAAGCGGTTCAGGTTGTCGTACATCGCACGAGCAACCAACTCTCCCAGCGCACCGTAATCTCCGGCGTCCGCCTTCTGCAGCGCGGCAAGGTAGGCGTCACGCTGGCGCTTGAAGATGATCACGGGCGGGTAGCCGAGGCGGACGAGGACCAGGTTGAGTAACAGCCGCCCGGCACGCCCGTTTCCGTCGATGAACGTCCCAGACGGGAGTCATGGCGGTGCGATGAACTTGGCGGACTTCTGTGACGCTGACCAGACGACCATCGTGCCATCCGTCGGGCTCAATTGCCTGACTGTAGACCCACCGAGCAGCGTCAGCGTAGCCACGGACCTCGTTGTACTCCTTCAACGGCTTCGAACCGACGGCGCGTCCTTGCTCCAGTAGCGCCTGCACCTCACGCAGCACCAGCGTGTTGCCCTCCAGAGCGGTGGAATGGTGGGCCTCCTGGTGCCAGATGTCCTCCCAGATCGTCTGAGCTTCCTTTGGGCTGGGGAGACCACCGAGGCGCTGGTTCAACTCGCCCAACGCCTGATCGAGACGCAGGTAGACGGTGGCACGACTTGGCCGACCTCTTCCGACCACGCCGCCTCCTCTGACGATTTCCGGTATTGACGAGCGAAACTTGTCACAGGCTGTCGCTAGCGAATTGAACTTATCAAGTTGTACGTTCGGGCGGCCGGAGGCGCGCGGTGAGGGTGCGTTCCGTCCACCCGCACTACCGCCAGGTCCACAGCCCCGGACGCCCCAGCCGTCACCGCCACACGGGTACGAACTGGAAGCGAGCGGGTAAACAGCTGCGTAACGTGCAGGGGTACACGTTCACGCCAGAAGGAGACTTCATGTCCAAGCCACCGCTTCCCGAGGCCGCGGTCGAGATGCTGCGCAAGCCGAACCCGGCCGTCATGACCACGCTTCGCAACGGTGGTCAGCCGGTGTCCGCCGCCACCTGGTACCTGTGGGAAGACGGCCGGATCCT is a window of Micromonospora sp. WMMD961 DNA encoding:
- a CDS encoding NAD(P)-dependent oxidoreductase → MSTPALPRRVVVTGATGKLGRAVVTHLRAVGVDVLAVDRAGGRDPRDVDGEFLLVDLTDYGQVVEAFTGGADEHAGGVDAIVHLAAVPAPGLMSNATTFANNSAATYNVFAAARAAGIKRVVWASSETVLGLPFDTPPPYAPVDEEYAPRPESTYSLNKALEEEMARHFCRWDPELVMVGLRFSNVMDVEDYAPFPSFDADPQLRRWNLWGYIDARDGAQAVERALAHDQPGADVFVIANADTVMSRSSASLMAEVYPGVEIRKDLGEHETLLSIDKARRVLGYEPQHSWRDHVDQASVGDGSS